The stretch of DNA AATTTACTCAATGTAGGATTTCTCCTGGTGCCCGTATggcccaaaaataaataaatacccatttattaGCATTTATCAAGGATGACTAACTGCTATTTTGATTGTtgctgagttttttttttttttatctttgatcCATTTTGTTTATGGGCTAATTATCTAGTACGTTTTCATCctttctattattatttgggCTGaagcttattttatttttaattttactggattgttagtttatattttgacttttcccGTAAAAACATAGCCTTAATAGCCTAATATTTGACGTGTTTCTGGCCAATTTGAACTccataaaaatgttatttagagaCACTCATAggttacataataaaatatatagtatatcAATGCAATAATATCAGTCCAAACAACATTTTCGGGCTTCTAGtgggatttttcaaaatgaatgcataataattcattcattcaaaaaCAGCTTAACACAATTCAAAAACTGGTTGGGTTGAAAAGAAACCAAATTATAAACAACCGAACAATTCCCTCAACTTCTTTGCGACCCTATTGGTTGGAAGATTAAATGCTTGCAGAGTGGCTAATTAGAACTTTAAAAAAATCCAGCTAAGAGACCGTTGTCTGACGTGAAATTTCTTCATTAAATCCTCTCATCTGCCTCCATTCATTGCCCCTCTTCCCTCTCACCCTCTATAAATCTCCCaccttcctctcctctctcttcatACATACAACTCTTTCTTTCCCCCCCCCCCGGAAAATTTGCCAAAACATGTCTGGCTCGGTGAAGCTCAAGTATGTCAAACTTGGGTACCAACACCTTGTCAATAACTTCCTCTACTGCTTGCTAATACCAATCATGGTTGCCATATCCGTTCATCTTCTCAGGCTGGGGCCGGAAGAAATATTAAACTTCTGGCAATCACTGGAGCTTAATCTCGTTCAAATTCTCTGCTCTTCCTTCCTCATCATCTTCATATCAACTGTCTTCTTCATGTCCAGGCCTCGATCCATTTACTTAGTCGACTACGCCTGTTATAAGCCTCCCATCAGTTGCCGAGTACCCTTCTCCACCTTCATGGAACATTCCAGGTTGATCCTCAAAGACAGCCCCAAGAGCGTAGAGTTCCAAATGCGGATTCTCGAAAGGTCTGGCCTCGGAGAAGAAACCTGCTTGCCGCCGGCAATTCACTATATTCCTCCCAACCCAACCATGGAATCCGCCAGAGGTGAGGCCGAGCTCGTCATATTCTCCGCCATTGATTCCTTGTTGAAGAAGACCGGTGTCAATCCCAAGGACATAGACATTCTCATCGTGAACTGCAGCCTCTTCTCGCCCACACCGTCGCTGTCCGCTATGGTGGTGAACAAGTACAAGCTCCGGAGTAATGTAAAGAGCTTTAACTTGTCCGGAATGGGCTGCAGCGCTGGGCTGATATCCATTGATCTGGCGAGAGATCTTCTTCAAGTTCATCCCAATTCCTATGCCCTTGTTATTAGCACGGAGATCATCACTCCCAATTACTATCAAGGCCAGGACCGAGCCATGCTTCTGCCAAATTGCCTGTTCCGAATGGGTTGCGCCGCCATTCTGTTATCGAACAAGAGACGCGAGCGGGTTCGGTCAAAGTATCGGTTGCTTCATGTCGTCCGAACCCACAAGGGCGCGGAAGACAAATCCTACAAGTGCGTGTTCGAAGAAGAAGACGAGCAAAGCAAAGTCGGCATCAGGCTATCCAAAGACCTCATGGTCATCGCCGGGGAGGCGCTGAAGTCCAACATAACCACCATTGGACCACTGGTTCTGCCGGCCTCTGAGCAgctcctcttcctcttcaccCTCATCGGCCGGAAAATCTTCAACCCTAAATGGAAGCCCTACATTCCCGACTTCAAGCTTGCCTTCGAACACTTCTGCATCCACGCCGGCGGCCGGGCGGTGATCGACGAGCTCCAGAAGAACCTCCAGCTATCGCAGGAGCACGTGGAGGCATCAAGAATGACGCTCCACCGATTCGGCAACACTTCTTCGTCTTCATTATGGTATGAACTAAACTACATTGAAGCTAAAGGAAGGATGAAAAAGGGGGATAGGATCTGGCAGATTGGATTTGGAAGTGGGTTTAAGTGTAACAGTGCAGTTTGGAAGTGTAATCGGAGCATTAGTGCTCCGATTGAAGGTCCATGGCAAGACTGTGTTGATAGGTACCCAGTCCATATTCCAGAGATTCTGAAGCTCTAAGATGTTAAACTAGCTAGCTACTGCGCATTATATGCATTAATGGCGAGAAGGTGTTGCATGTGAACTTGCTATTGGAAAAACACGATTCATCTTTC from Diospyros lotus cultivar Yz01 chromosome 6, ASM1463336v1, whole genome shotgun sequence encodes:
- the LOC127804051 gene encoding 3-ketoacyl-CoA synthase 6-like — translated: MSGSVKLKYVKLGYQHLVNNFLYCLLIPIMVAISVHLLRLGPEEILNFWQSLELNLVQILCSSFLIIFISTVFFMSRPRSIYLVDYACYKPPISCRVPFSTFMEHSRLILKDSPKSVEFQMRILERSGLGEETCLPPAIHYIPPNPTMESARGEAELVIFSAIDSLLKKTGVNPKDIDILIVNCSLFSPTPSLSAMVVNKYKLRSNVKSFNLSGMGCSAGLISIDLARDLLQVHPNSYALVISTEIITPNYYQGQDRAMLLPNCLFRMGCAAILLSNKRRERVRSKYRLLHVVRTHKGAEDKSYKCVFEEEDEQSKVGIRLSKDLMVIAGEALKSNITTIGPLVLPASEQLLFLFTLIGRKIFNPKWKPYIPDFKLAFEHFCIHAGGRAVIDELQKNLQLSQEHVEASRMTLHRFGNTSSSSLWYELNYIEAKGRMKKGDRIWQIGFGSGFKCNSAVWKCNRSISAPIEGPWQDCVDRYPVHIPEILKL